The following proteins come from a genomic window of Halorussus halophilus:
- a CDS encoding phosphoribosyltransferase, whose protein sequence is MSDLPDDFKCTITNWEYIYGLCRDVSEQVKQDSFEPDVVVALARGGWFAGRCICDFLGLDDLTSLKMEHYVGTAEKRDEPEVRYPMPEGSVEGKDVLIIDDIADTGGSIERAYEYVTDRDAGEVRTATLQLLQTSEFQPDYLGEQLEEWAWIVYPWNFIEDMIDIISGAMDRADGETFTTEEIRHLLSDYHDVERIEMEIAQPDRMDEVTSEMERRGIVESDGEEWRLLENVGGA, encoded by the coding sequence ATGAGTGACCTCCCGGACGATTTCAAGTGTACCATCACCAACTGGGAATACATCTACGGACTCTGCCGCGACGTGAGCGAGCAGGTCAAACAGGACTCTTTCGAACCAGACGTGGTGGTCGCGCTGGCCCGCGGTGGGTGGTTCGCGGGACGCTGTATCTGTGACTTCCTCGGACTGGACGACTTGACGAGTCTGAAGATGGAACACTACGTCGGTACCGCCGAGAAACGCGACGAACCCGAAGTTCGCTACCCGATGCCGGAGGGGAGTGTCGAAGGGAAAGACGTACTCATCATCGACGACATCGCCGACACCGGCGGGTCTATCGAGCGCGCCTACGAGTACGTCACCGACCGAGACGCCGGAGAAGTCCGAACTGCGACCCTCCAACTGCTCCAGACCAGCGAGTTCCAACCGGACTACCTCGGCGAGCAACTCGAAGAGTGGGCGTGGATAGTCTACCCGTGGAACTTCATCGAGGACATGATAGACATCATCTCCGGGGCGATGGACCGAGCAGACGGTGAGACGTTCACCACCGAAGAGATTCGACACCTGCTGAGCGACTACCACGACGTGGAACGAATCGAGATGGAGATAGCCCAACCCGACCGGATGGACGAAGTCACGAGCGAGATGGAGCGCAGAGGAATCGTCGAGTCCGACGGCGAGGAGTGGCGGTTGTTGGAGAACGTCGGCGGGGCGTAG
- a CDS encoding segregation/condensation protein A, with product MTDEGREAALGEASGGTASNEIPEESRKTNGEERSDDPRADDFYTDGGEQSEGLRASSEIRSDGGVPLNIAGHEEEKRKREQESEDEETTDETDDRTEILGEDLDVDPEATDDDEAEPVELLVQLAEEGEIEPWDIDIVTVTDKFLDRLDGADLRTSGRALFYASVLLRMKSDALLGEDEEEEEPEQDPWDTWDAPMEGGDQREGDFPAYDPVNQLEEEMERRLDRKSARGSPETLDELVRELRERERGSWWKDSRTYDTSESPRGFERGTQTLDYRMDDDMRVDDEPSAGDVTDTAHNEDIETVIEDVGAALDTHYENGRTEVLYAEIASVGGSRIETFLALLFLSHRGTVLLEQDELFDDLWVQDPDAVTEAEEPEPPEAIAD from the coding sequence ATGACTGACGAGGGGCGCGAAGCGGCCCTCGGTGAAGCGAGCGGTGGAACCGCGAGCAACGAGATTCCGGAGGAATCTCGAAAAACGAACGGGGAGGAGCGAAGCGACGACCCGCGAGCAGACGATTTCTACACAGACGGCGGTGAGCAGTCCGAAGGACTGCGAGCCTCGTCAGAGATTCGCTCTGACGGCGGTGTCCCTCTCAACATCGCGGGCCACGAAGAAGAGAAGCGCAAGCGCGAGCAGGAGTCCGAAGACGAAGAGACGACCGACGAAACAGACGACCGCACCGAAATCCTCGGCGAAGACCTCGATGTGGACCCCGAAGCGACGGACGACGACGAGGCCGAACCGGTCGAACTGCTGGTCCAACTCGCCGAGGAGGGCGAAATCGAACCGTGGGACATCGACATCGTGACGGTCACCGACAAGTTCCTCGACAGACTCGACGGCGCGGACCTCCGCACGTCTGGTCGCGCGCTGTTCTACGCGAGCGTCCTCCTGCGGATGAAGAGCGACGCCCTGCTCGGCGAGGACGAGGAGGAAGAAGAACCCGAGCAGGACCCGTGGGACACGTGGGACGCGCCGATGGAAGGCGGCGACCAGCGCGAGGGCGACTTCCCGGCGTACGACCCCGTCAACCAGTTAGAGGAGGAAATGGAGCGCCGTCTCGACCGCAAGAGCGCGCGCGGATCACCGGAGACGCTGGACGAGTTGGTGCGTGAACTGCGCGAACGCGAGCGCGGTTCGTGGTGGAAGGACTCGCGGACCTACGACACCTCCGAGTCGCCCCGTGGCTTCGAGCGCGGGACCCAGACGCTGGACTATCGGATGGACGACGACATGCGCGTCGATGACGAACCGTCCGCTGGCGACGTGACCGACACTGCCCACAACGAAGACATCGAAACGGTCATCGAAGACGTGGGCGCGGCACTCGACACGCATTACGAGAACGGTCGTACTGAGGTCTTGTACGCCGAAATAGCGTCCGTCGGCGGGTCGCGCATCGAGACGTTCCTCGCGCTGCTCTTCCTCTCGCATCGCGGGACCGTCCTACTCGAACAGGACGAACTGTTCGACGATTTGTGGGTGCAGGACCCCGACGCGGTTACGGAAGCCGAGGAGCCAGAACCGCCGGAAGCGATTGCGGATTGA
- a CDS encoding GNAT family N-acetyltransferase, with protein sequence MSLQEQRENDDGEYRIRWYESGDADGVLSLFETAWNRRPTLDWFDWKFGGDPYLSHVPVNVAERDGQIVGAQAYLPCRVRQGPRDDSLLALKPVDALVHPDHRKQGLYTRITEAAIDFYTDREPAFFYNFPNVASLGAQQKLGWSEVDVVTTYYRLQRPSELLSDDASPLKAGLGRVADLGASAHLGVRDALTSGSDEFEVTRHDTVPANALESLYESQVPDELHIHREAQFYRWFFTASGYDHTTYVARKNGHPVAAVVTRTSDGQSVNVMEALPMISPPTDALATLLGAVVADNPGANVISVTDETLPDELLSRFGFLSYENPVLSRVGTPTYVAARPLWPDHESGPIRRSELLDSDNWRLSFTEVKD encoded by the coding sequence ATGTCGCTTCAGGAACAGCGCGAGAACGACGACGGGGAGTACCGAATCAGGTGGTACGAGTCAGGCGACGCAGACGGCGTCCTGAGCCTCTTCGAGACGGCCTGGAACCGGCGGCCGACTCTCGACTGGTTCGACTGGAAGTTCGGCGGCGACCCGTATCTCTCTCACGTCCCAGTCAACGTCGCCGAGCGCGACGGCCAAATCGTCGGTGCCCAGGCGTATCTGCCCTGTCGCGTTCGACAGGGGCCGCGAGACGACTCGTTGCTCGCGCTCAAGCCGGTTGACGCGCTGGTTCACCCCGACCACCGGAAGCAGGGGCTGTACACTCGAATCACCGAAGCGGCAATCGACTTCTACACCGACCGAGAGCCAGCTTTCTTCTACAACTTCCCCAACGTCGCGTCGCTGGGTGCCCAACAGAAACTCGGCTGGTCCGAGGTGGATGTGGTCACGACTTACTATCGCCTCCAGCGTCCCTCCGAACTCTTGTCCGATGACGCGAGTCCATTGAAAGCTGGTCTCGGTCGAGTCGCAGACCTCGGAGCCAGCGCCCACCTCGGCGTCAGAGACGCCCTAACGAGCGGGTCCGACGAGTTCGAAGTGACGCGACACGACACGGTGCCTGCCAACGCCCTCGAATCGCTGTACGAATCGCAGGTCCCCGACGAACTACACATCCACCGGGAAGCGCAGTTCTACCGCTGGTTCTTCACCGCGTCCGGTTACGACCACACGACGTACGTGGCCCGCAAGAACGGCCACCCCGTCGCCGCCGTCGTCACCCGGACGTCGGACGGCCAGTCGGTCAACGTCATGGAGGCCCTACCGATGATTTCGCCGCCGACGGATGCGCTCGCTACCCTTCTCGGGGCAGTCGTCGCCGACAACCCCGGCGCGAACGTCATCTCCGTCACCGACGAGACGCTTCCGGACGAACTGCTCTCTCGATTCGGTTTCCTGAGCTACGAGAACCCCGTGCTGTCGCGGGTCGGCACGCCCACCTACGTGGCGGCTCGGCCGCTGTGGCCGGACCACGAATCTGGCCCGATTCGTCGGTCAGAACTCCTGGACAGCGACAACTGGCGACTGTCGTTCACCGAAGTAAAAGACTGA
- the mtnP gene encoding S-methyl-5'-thioadenosine phosphorylase: protein MTIGFIGGSGIYEALPLENTSEVEVTTPFGEPSAPVTVGEMAGTEVAFLPRHGPDHQHTPTNAPYKANIYALKKLGVERVLSSNAVGSLREDLPPQTLVVPDQTFDRTKHRDSTFFGDGIVVHMPFAEPYCPHMVEHLSDSCAEATDADYEQGGTYVCIEGPQYSTRAESEFYREQGWDVIGMTTIPEAKLAREAEMCYATVTGVTDYDVWKEDSEVTLQEVLENAAENEETIKQVVEHAIENLPEERDCDCEHAIEGTINTPTEAIPAETRQRVEELVGHYLD from the coding sequence ATGACCATCGGCTTCATCGGTGGAAGTGGCATCTACGAGGCACTTCCCCTAGAGAACACGAGCGAAGTAGAGGTCACCACTCCTTTCGGCGAACCGAGCGCCCCCGTCACCGTCGGCGAGATGGCTGGCACGGAAGTCGCGTTTCTCCCGCGACACGGCCCAGACCACCAGCACACGCCGACGAACGCACCGTACAAGGCGAACATCTATGCGCTGAAGAAACTCGGCGTCGAGCGCGTGCTGTCGAGTAACGCGGTAGGAAGTCTCCGCGAAGACCTGCCGCCCCAGACGCTCGTCGTGCCGGACCAGACGTTCGACCGAACGAAACACCGCGACTCGACGTTCTTCGGCGACGGCATCGTGGTCCACATGCCCTTCGCAGAGCCGTACTGTCCGCACATGGTCGAGCATCTCTCAGACTCCTGTGCGGAAGCGACCGACGCAGACTACGAGCAGGGCGGCACCTACGTCTGCATCGAAGGCCCACAGTACTCGACGCGCGCCGAGAGCGAGTTCTACCGCGAGCAAGGCTGGGACGTCATCGGGATGACGACGATTCCGGAGGCGAAACTCGCCCGCGAAGCCGAGATGTGCTACGCGACGGTGACGGGCGTCACGGACTACGACGTGTGGAAAGAAGACAGCGAAGTCACGCTACAGGAGGTCCTCGAAAACGCCGCGGAGAACGAGGAGACAATCAAGCAGGTCGTCGAACACGCCATCGAAAACCTGCCCGAAGAGCGCGACTGCGACTGCGAACACGCGATAGAGGGCACTATCAACACGCCGACCGAGGCGATTCCGGCGGAGACGCGCCAGCGCGTCGAGGAACTCGTCGGCCACTACCTCGACTGA
- a CDS encoding PhzF family phenazine biosynthesis protein, with protein MQSVRALQVDAFTTEPFGGNAAGVVPEADELSETQMQAIADELALSETAFFLSSDEADRKVRYFTPTTEVDLCGHATIASHAHLLEDGVIDAGTHTLETDVGVLEIEVAEDGTVWMTQDDPEIREVDVEYERVADALGIDHAALEDVGADLPLAVASTGLPFLVVPVNFLEHVSAIDPDLGAIETISDELDVAGIYAFSFDALAMDSTLHGRMFAPAAGVPEDPCTGTASGATGAYLREVEAFDGEFPDEMVFEQGHFVDRPGYIQVRIGDEVRVGGEAVTSLDGELRVPELDDGGDIIEA; from the coding sequence ATGCAATCCGTGCGCGCGCTCCAAGTCGATGCGTTCACCACCGAACCGTTCGGCGGCAACGCCGCCGGAGTGGTCCCCGAGGCCGACGAACTGTCCGAAACGCAGATGCAGGCTATCGCCGACGAACTGGCGCTCAGCGAGACGGCCTTCTTCCTGTCGAGCGACGAGGCCGACCGCAAGGTGCGGTACTTCACGCCGACGACAGAAGTGGACCTCTGCGGTCACGCGACCATCGCCTCTCACGCCCACTTGCTCGAAGACGGTGTTATCGACGCGGGCACGCACACCTTGGAGACGGACGTCGGCGTCCTCGAAATCGAGGTCGCCGAAGATGGAACGGTCTGGATGACCCAAGACGACCCGGAGATTCGAGAGGTGGACGTGGAGTACGAACGAGTCGCCGACGCGCTGGGCATCGACCACGCCGCCCTCGAAGACGTTGGCGCGGACCTGCCGCTCGCTGTCGCATCGACTGGTTTGCCGTTCCTCGTCGTGCCGGTGAACTTCCTCGAACACGTGAGCGCGATAGACCCGGACTTGGGTGCAATCGAGACCATCAGCGACGAACTCGACGTGGCGGGCATCTACGCCTTCTCCTTCGACGCGCTCGCCATGGATTCGACGCTCCACGGTCGGATGTTCGCGCCCGCCGCAGGCGTGCCCGAAGACCCCTGTACCGGCACTGCGAGCGGTGCGACCGGCGCGTATCTGCGCGAGGTCGAAGCGTTCGACGGTGAGTTCCCAGACGAGATGGTGTTCGAACAGGGGCACTTCGTGGACCGGCCCGGGTACATCCAAGTACGAATCGGAGACGAGGTACGGGTCGGTGGGGAAGCGGTTACTTCCTTGGACGGAGAGCTTCGAGTGCCCGAACTGGACGACGGTGGAGACATCATCGAGGCGTAA